The DNA sequence CTGTGTGGGTTATTGTTTAAGTAAGTATTTCTGGAAAATGTAgcataaactgttaaaaaaagtttaagtttttcataaaatatttatattttattttatttcaatgaccGCAGAtgattttgtaatagttttaacgttagttttagttaacattaacaacaCTATTGTGGTTATTACCTGAGAATTTGTCTGAAGTATTCctggaaataaaacaacaacaacatctcaTCAGCTATGCCAACCCAGTGGGGAACACTCTTTCATATCGTTTTCATAGTGATTTTTAAGAAGCGTTTCTCTGTTCTGTAGGGAGAGGCTGAATTTGCCCGCATCATGAGCATTGTGGATCCTAACAGACTGGGAGTGGTCACATTCCAGGCCTTCATTGACTTTATGTCTCGCGAGACGGCCGACACGGACACTGCTGATCAGGTCATGGCATCCTTTAAAGTCCTTGCTGGAGACAAGGTACATACAATACATACAGTCCAAACATCACTTCCCAGTGTCTTAATGAATAACTAAATGAATAGCTCTCTCCTCTTGCAGAACTATATCCTGGCGGATGAGCTGAGGCGTGAGCTCCCCCCTGACCAGGCCGAGTACTGCATCGCCCGCATGACGCCTTACACTGGCCCTGACGCCGTCCCGGGAGCTCTTGACTACATGTCCTTCTCCACCGCCCTCTATGGGGAGAGTGACCTCTGAACCGTCAACCGTCGACCTGCCTTCtgatacaaacacacaaatacacgtattcatacacacacacacagagctcgtGCACTATGAGAGTAAAAGTGGCTCTTCAGTGTTGATCTAGCACCAACAAGCAGAGCAAGCAGAACTGGTCCCAGATCAGCCCATCAGAGCAGCTTCCATCAGCACCACTCAATGACATTCCTTCATCTTTGTATCCTAATCAGCCCAGGTCCTTCCTGTGTGTCATATACAACTTCCTGTTCTTTCTCCAGCTGTGTTCATGAAGCCTGTCTTGCCTTTCTTAAGGGGTTGTCTCAAAGATGCAGCCTTCACATGCTTGTCAGAAGATCCTACTTCCTTCTGAAGTTGTATTCATTAGTTTGTCACATTGAAGGAAAGAATAGGAAGCAGGACAGGAAATCCTGATCCTTTTTTCTCTATGTAAATGTAGAATATGCAACCAACGGTTACAAATATACTGTACGTAAAGCATGTGGTAGGCAGCATCATGTCATCATTGTGACCTCTGACCCATGTGATACTGCATGACCATGTGCTACGATTGATCCACTTTTTTTACACAGAGTAAATGCTTGTTGATGAGACTGTTTTTGAACGTTTTCTTGAGATGGTGAGTCAGACTTCATGAACGGATCTTCCCCTTTCTGCTTCCAAGTGCAACATTGAAAAGCTCCCTCCCAGGAGGAatgatttctgtatttttacttcttattttgttggtttgttttttccTCTTCATAAAGGAATAAagttaacatattttattatacagaACAAAAAAGGTATTTTTCTTCACCTtaataaaaagctttaaaaatgatgaaaatttaaataaagaaacaatcACAGTtgcgtgtttgtgtttttaattgcTTGTGTTGTTTGTGCTTAAGATAATGATTTATTTGAATGTagaaaggaaaggaaaacatTAAGAACATGCTTACAACTAATTTgaacatctattcattttattcacCCAATTATGTATATTTCAATTAAAGTTGCTATATATTTCCTAAAGAAACGTGAAAGTGTAGAAGAACATATAAGAAATCCTATATTTTCAGataatgtacaaaatgtatttcACTTAGCTGCAAAAATACATTGATAAGAGATATTGATGTGCTATATTGGCTCTGTGTGTTCTTTGACCTGTGGCATACAGTATTAACAAACACCATGAAAATAACTAAATTTTCTAAGAAAAGGAAAAGATTTATTAATTTGAACTGCTTCGATTGTGACCATTTGTTTTCCATGTTAGCTGTCCTCACAGGAAAAGAGCATTATGTCAACGTTTAGAGAGCACATTGGCATATACTGTAGAAATAGATGCTTTCAAATCTAAAAGGTAGGCACTAAAAGCCACAAAAGTCTTGTTTTGATTTCTtgagttttattatgtttttaggtTTGAAGCTCCTTGATAAATGTATTTAGAAATTTGATTTCTATGACAAAGATTAATTTTCATACTATAATTTCTAATATAAAGTTAAGAGAAAATTTGCTTTCAGTTGTAATTCTCACACACAGTAATTTAATATATATCCCTCATTTTTAAAGTGGaaccagtgacttatttcttagttctACACGGACGCAATATGATGCTGTACCATCGGGTTTACACATGGCGGCGTCCTGTGAGCCATGTTGAATGATGTCCTACTGGCTTTATTCTGGATAATGTGAAATTGTAGAATGACATACTTGATCTAAACATGTGGAGTCAAGTTCGTAAACTCCAAAAGAACAGGACAGTGAAATATGGGATCCCGATGCTGGTGAGCGATTTAAaatttgtttgtattgatgatgAGCAGTCATTCATTATCGTCAAGTGTTTATAGGTAATCACGCCttgataataattaaattatatacaaaaaatatatacaaatataggATGGagtgacaaaatatatattttcagataaTTCAGTTCTAGGTTCCAGATTTTGACAcgcattgtttgttttttattattattattgttgatattAATGATATCACAATTTTTCGATGTGCAATATATTTAACAAGTTGCCTTTTTTATGTTAAACACTGTTGTCacctttgtgcttttgtaaaatcaaTAATTTAGCCAGCTCATAATGAGACAGCCTAGTGCTCATATTTCTGCTCGTGTAATGTTTGTTTGAAGCTGCTGGTTGTGGGAGGGTCGTTTGGATTGAGAGAATTCACTCAGATTAGATATGATGCACAGAAGATCAAAAAGAAGGTATGTAAATCTTAATAGACTAAAATATATCATCATGTAATCTTTTCATGTACATGCCAAGTGTTAGAACTTGTCAGAACTTCAGCCAGAACCCATTTATGCTGTACAATAAAACATTATCAtagttaatttcttttttaattaatttttctttgtttgttttagctGGACCCTGCACTTGAAGCACGGGTGAACAATAAAAAACAGTCAGCCATCCTTCACGAAGAGTATGAGGTGATGAGAGAATGAGTGATGAATAGATGAagaatctgtatgtgtgtgtgtgtgtgtgtgtgtgtgtgtactaataTTTTATAGTGCTATGTTTTATAGAGCCATCTGCTGTTTTGCTGTGGATTGGAAGTTACATATACTCGCTAGTGAGGTTGTGGTAGCCTAATTGTTAAGCATCTGGCTTGTTAAATGCAGTCAGTGCAGTTTTGTTCCTGACACAGGGTGACTCAGGAACTATAATCGCAATTTTGTTATACAGTTTGTTGAGCAGGACACGTGTCACTAGGTTTCTCCAGGGAGACTGACCCTGTAATTAACGTGCTGGAAGTTATTTCGGATGGAAAGTGTCTAGTTACGTTAACCGTTTAGTCTTAACAGCACGGCAAAAACCGTCATTATACTGCAATGGTGATTCTCTTTgactttaaaaactttatttttagccATACTGCCATTATAAGAAGTTACAATGCCATTAAATCTGACCTTCTGCTTTAGTAGTAGAGCAGAAAGTAGTAGAGCAGAAAGTAGTAGACAAGTGTCCTCAAGTGGAACCGGGGAAAATTAGTCAAGAAACCACTTTACAGCTGTTCATTAGATGATAAAtattaaagtgccccattatggatttttgaaaattacctttcatgcagagGGTAACAAAGCTCTGTGTGAATGAAAACACACTGCAAAGTTTTACATCTTGAGGTGCACcttgtataaagttattgtttcTTAAATAAAAGAGTCGACTCTGTATCATTGAAACAAGTCatttttaaaacgaatcccaagccGTTGCATGTGGACGTCAACATAAAACATTAGCACATCACGTGCTGTTCtttttgcaaatgtaaaaaatagctGTTTCCCCCATAATGCTGTACACAAAGCATCATGATGAAATGGAAATGAGACTGATTGGACCAATTGCCGCAGATAAGCACCACGCAAAGGAaaggtttggaaaaatgaatcgttaaatgaataatttgggagtcattgagcaaataagaaaaaaaaaacatattgtaagACAATGAAATTGTTTTATGACCTTGCATGTATGTCAatctgttgttggggactcccaaaaccaaaatatgaaccatTCATTGCCCATGATAGGGCCACTTTAACTCATGCTTCAtcctaattgttttattttagatcTTACATTGACTCCAACATgaatcataaaacaaataaacggCCTGCTCTAGCTGACTCATTTTTGGTAACTAAGTACACTACTGTTAGTTAGTTGAtcaacagcaaagacatttataacattacaaaatatttatatttcaaataaatgctgctcttttgaacttgtagtcatcaaagaatcaaaaaaaaaaaagcaatcatgGTTTCCACACAAATGTTgaacagcataactgttttcaaagttcataataataagaaatgttttttgagcatcaaaacagcatattagaatgatatctgaagataatgtgacactgaaaactggagtaatgatgctgaaaattcagctttgccatcaaaggaataaattaattttagaaatatattcacAACTTaaccatttttactgtatttataatcaaataaatgcagattttctGACAATTTTTTTCAACAACATTATTGAACATGCCTTAGCATTCAGGCCATTTATTAAATTAGCAACAACTTGATTAGTCATtcaatgcattttctgtaaatatCTATGCAGCTTTTTGAGAACTGGCATTTGCCATTACATTGCTGGATGTGTTTGATTGTGCATTTGATTGGTGGCTTTGAAAAAAATACTAATTGAATATAATGTAATCTCTTTTGTTTCTATAGAAATTGAAGGATTTGGATTTGGATGGATGGAAGAACATTCGTGGCCCACGTCCCTGGGAGGATTCAAAGGAGCAGCAGCAAGCTCAACTCAATAAAGGCACATAGAACTCGAAAACCTTAAACTCCCACCGCTGGTCCAAAAGATGTAAGACTCTCATAAAAACAGTGCAGTGTATGGTTGGCTTGTCACCATATAATAAATTAGCAcatcttattttattatatctAGATGATCTCTCTCTCCAGTGTCTTTGATGCTCCCACTTTTTTATAGAATCAGTAAGGTTACAAACCTTATTTTGTCTGTGTCACCATGTCAGTTTGCCTTCATACAGCACTCACACAATAACTTACTGTGATTATAAAATCAAAGGCTAAAATGTATTCAAGTATATAGTCTCTTGTGCAATGAAGAGTGTTTTCAGCGCCTCAATTCACACTAAATGCTGCTTCACAAACTCCATCTCTGTATGTTCGGTGAGCTTAATGTGGAGCTGAGTGGGTGCTAGGTTCACTTTTACACATTCACACAATTTCTAACATTTCTGTGGATAGAACTTTACATCATTTCACTCGTGGtatctgccaaaataaaagcttgaagattttaacatttgacatttaagaatttaagacataaatgttagtattgtaccttgtaaaaaataaaagaaaagaaaaaaatattatacctTTAATgatcaaatattcatttaattattttacaggaCAGTTGTAATTTAAAACCATAATGTAGTTATGTCTTCATTTTTGTAAAAAGACTTTAAAACAATAACTTGCAAGCCATGTGCACCATTAACCAGCATCAGAAAAGCGTGAACATGTAAATGGGCCACCTTGTGCATTGCTGCTCTGTCTTTAGTCCATTAAAGTCTGTTGTAAATGTGTATCCCCAtgtatttgaatgaatgaatctatTTCCATGCCTCAGCCGTGGCCCATTTACCTAATTTCCTTTCGCATTAATTTGCGAGAAAACAGGTTTGGAAACGTGCTTATTTTAACAGTTCAGTTTGGTGCCACAGGTGGTATGGAAATAACTCTTTCAATTTTAACAGTATATATGCTAATAGTCATATCTATTGTAGCTTTAGAATTTGAGAGATATTTTACAGGATTCAATAACATGGGCTTCCCATGTTAGAATAAtcaaaaatgtgaataatttttccagtactttttatattttgtgatgtatattttacaaaattatgttttataaaaaaaaaaagcattaagttGGATGTTTAACAACTTTATGTagtttacaacacatttttactGATGTTTTCAGTAAGACTATAAAGTCATTTTTGACAATATCTTGGTGACAAATCATGATCAAATCAATATGTAGAATACATCTCAGAAAACCAAATGTTTAAGTCTGCAAGGCATATAAATGGATGTACAAGATCAATGAATGCCAGATTTTCGGTGGCATTGCACAACTAGCCTGAAAGGACCAGTGAGTGTCAACCCCTGTTTTCTCAGCTGACccaaaaatctctctctctggctCCAGGCCAGCCAGCCATTCTTATCTTTGAGCCGTGttttagatttatattataatttattgtgCAATCCTACCTTTAGACCCAACATTTTTTGGTTGACTGTGTCTGTGCTCATTTTGTGATTTTCATTGTTTCCTCGTTATCTATTGTACAGTGCAACctgcacatcatcatcatcatcatcatcaataaaTGCATCGGTGAGATGCTACACAGCAAGTGCTAATATCTGGGTAGAATATCGCCTCCTGCTGCTTTGATCAATGCTACACCTAAGGTGATTTTTAAAAGGTTGCATCTTTGGTATACATGGCATCCAACTGTGAAGCAGCACGGTCTTGATTCAGTCCTGGAGTGCACGTGTATTTCCGACAGGATCCGGGCACGGGCTGCTGCTCTCAGGCTAATGTTAACGCCAGCACTGACTCATCTGTGTAATGTGAAGCTTTGTTCTCAGGCACATTTTAACAAGCCCCTGCTGACTTTCCCTCTTTCCCCCCGTCACTCTCCTGCTGGAAATTCCAGAACTGTCATATCATGTGCTCCGTCACTTTAATTGCTCAAGAGGGAATGATCCTCATGGGCCGAAGGGAACATGTCAACAAATCTGACTTCAGGAGTCCAGATATCTTCAGGGGGCATTAAAGCCACTCATGTGTCCTGTTCAAGAAAAAATAGTGTTGACAGGGAAAGGCTGTAGCATGTTTCAATAAACTTTTGAGATGTTTTAGCTGATCAGGTGAGGAGCACAAAAAACAGACTAATTATGACAAGTGTTGCTGTAGTAAAGAAATACTTTAATAACAGTGAATACTCTAAGGGATAGTAATGTGATACttgttgaaaatgtttaatttagtatTAATTTATCACTAACTTGTCATTACCCTATCATTAATTAGTCTATTCATTTATgtgatattaattaaaaaaattctaaaatgagACCTCTGTTCTGTATTTAGCACAGTAACTAATTATTTGCTGTAATTTGGTCTGCAAATAAGGTAcacactcagaaaaaaaggtacaaaagtggtCACTGGGCCGgcaccttttcaaaaggcacaactttgtaatttaaaagtccatattgTTACCATGAagatacatattagtacctaaaaggtacaaaagtgtacattttgaaaaggtaccaccccagtgacagctttttttctgagagtgtgctTATTCAACATGTGGTTAGCTTTCATTCTCACTTAAttgtatatttctttatttttttgacttatatacatttatatagtatatatatatatagagagagagagagccttgcTGATTTTAGGAAACATctttaatcattaattaattcaaatttcaCTGCTGCAGAGGAACAAAATGGGCctgcaaatgtttaaatgtatgatGTTGCCTTGTGGccttatgtgtatgtgtgtgtgcgcttctAAGATTAGTTTTGCAGAGTAAATCATGAACAGTGTTTTAGAAATCTAGCTTTAGCATTGTCAAGCTTCACACACATGTACAGTGTAAATTCCTGCTCCACAGATTCCTCTCTTTCCTAAGTTCTGAGGGAATATTCTGTAACCTTATTTCATGTCATTTTGCTATTATAATGATATTCActagttttttacattttctgattcAAATATGAGTGTTTTTGCTTGAAAAACTCACCACAACAACACTAGGAtgtttctatgtggttgctaagatgttcggagtggttttaatgttttgtgtttgctAGTGTGAGTTGGATAGTAAACACCACTAAGGGGGTGTTCAC is a window from the Carassius gibelio isolate Cgi1373 ecotype wild population from Czech Republic chromosome A13, carGib1.2-hapl.c, whole genome shotgun sequence genome containing:
- the LOC128026029 gene encoding cytochrome c oxidase assembly protein COX16 homolog, mitochondrial, with translation MWSQVRKLQKNRTVKYGIPMLLLVVGGSFGLREFTQIRYDAQKIKKKLDPALEARVNNKKQSAILHEEYEKLKDLDLDGWKNIRGPRPWEDSKEQQQAQLNKGT